Sequence from the Streptomyces sp. NBC_00358 genome:
CTACACCCTTGACTGGTACAGACCAAAGCGATTGAGTGTGGCCCACACCCCCCACCGCGGCCGCCCGGACTCTGCTGCGCCGGCCCTTCGCCGGCGTACGCGCACGGCTCTGCCTGCCTCCGGCGCTGCCTTGCACCGCAAAGGACTGATCCTGTGTCACAACGCCGCGCCGCCTCCCTCCTGGCCGCGATTCTGATCGGAACCTCCGCGCCGGCGCTGCTGCCGGCCGCGAGCGCGTCCGCCGCATCCTGTTCGAGCTACCCGAACTGGGTGGCGGGACAGTCGTACGTCACCGGCAACATCGTCCGGTACACAGACGGCAAGGCCTACATCGCCGAGCACGACAACCCGGGCTACGACCCCGTCATCAGCACGTGGTTCTGGGAGCCCTACGCCTGCGACGGCGGCGGCTCGACGAACCCCTCCGACGGATTCGCCGTGAGCGAGGCGCAGTTCAACCAGATGTTCCCGAACAGGAACTCCTTCTACACCTACAGCGGCCTCAAGGCGGCCCTCAGCGCCTTTCCCGCTTTCGCCGCGACCGGCAGTGACACGGTCAGGAAGCAGGAGGCCGCGGCGTTCCTCGCCAACGTCAGTCATGAGACCGGCGGGCTCGTGTACGTGGTGGAGCAGAACACCGCCAACTATCCGACGTACTGCGACTGGAGCCAGTCCTACGGCTGTCCGGCCGGGCAGGCGGCGTACTACGGGCGGGGTCCGATCCAGCTCAGCTGGAACTTCAACTACAAGGCGGCGGGCGACGCGCTCGGCATCGACCTGCTGGGCAACCCCTGGCTGGTGCAGAACGACGCGGCCGTGGCCTGGAAGACGGGTCTTTGGTACTGGAACACCCAGTCGGGCCCCGGCACGATGACCCCGCACAACGCGATGGTCAACAGCGCCGGCTTCGGCCAGACCATCCGCAGCATCAACGGCTCGCTGGAGTGCGACGGCAGGAACCCCGCGCAGGTGCAGAGCCGCGTGGACGCCTACCAGCGCTTCACGTCGATCCTCGGCGTCGCGCAGGGAGCCAACCTGTACTGCTGAGCGGACCGGCGACACGGCAAGGGGCGCCCCTCGGTCATGAGAGGCGCCTCCCCGGACAGGTGCCTGTTGCCCACCGCAACAGGTCCTGCCGAGGCTTGCCGTATTCCGGTACGGAGAGCGTCGCGCTGGTCAGCCGGATGCTGGAGGCGCCGTCCCCGTTCGCCTTCGGGGCCGCCCCGGCCTCACTCGCCGAACAGAGCGGGGATCTCGCCGAGGGCCGGATCGTTCTCGTTCAGCGGGCGCCGTGCGGTGAGTTCGGCCGCGGCGTCCACCGGTGTGCCTGCCGAGGTGAGGACCGTCCGTGCCTGTTCGGCGGGAAGCGAGTTGAACCACCGGAGAGCGAGCGAGCGGCGCGCCGCGGCGTCGACCGAACCGACCACGCGCAGGCGGGAGATTCCTCCGTCGGGGAACACGTCGAGGCGGACGTGGGTGACTTCCTCGGTGGTGTCGACGTCGAAGTAGTGCCTGGTGTCGGGCT
This genomic interval carries:
- a CDS encoding glycoside hydrolase family 19 protein, whose product is MSQRRAASLLAAILIGTSAPALLPAASASAASCSSYPNWVAGQSYVTGNIVRYTDGKAYIAEHDNPGYDPVISTWFWEPYACDGGGSTNPSDGFAVSEAQFNQMFPNRNSFYTYSGLKAALSAFPAFAATGSDTVRKQEAAAFLANVSHETGGLVYVVEQNTANYPTYCDWSQSYGCPAGQAAYYGRGPIQLSWNFNYKAAGDALGIDLLGNPWLVQNDAAVAWKTGLWYWNTQSGPGTMTPHNAMVNSAGFGQTIRSINGSLECDGRNPAQVQSRVDAYQRFTSILGVAQGANLYC